From Haemophilus parainfluenzae:
TGAAGAAACGGCGGTTGTTCGTCATTGGGATTACATCGAAGTGCGCTCAAAAAATGAAGCCAATCGTGAAGAGTTGATTGCGCTTTTGCAACGTATTCCAGGGATTCATCATTTTTTAGAAGTAGAAGAAAAACCGTTTACCGATCTACATCATATCTTTGAGTTGACCTTAGCAGATGTCGCTGATCAACTTGAAAACAAAACCTTTTGTGTACGTGTAAAACGTAAAGGGAAACATGATTTCAGTTCCATTGAAGCAGAACGTTATATCGGTGGTGGTTTAAATCAGCATATTGCAAGCACAAAAGTACGTTTAAAAAATCCTGATGTAACCGTTCGTATTGATATTGAAGATGACAAAATGATGCTGGTGAGAGCTCGTCATGTTGGCCTTGGCGGTTATCCAATTGGGACACAAGAAGATGTGCTTTCATTGATTTCAGGTGGCTTTGACTCTGGCGTATCCAGTTATATGCTTATTCGTCGTGGTTCACGTGTGCATTACTGTTTCTTCAATTTGGGTGGTGCAGCCCATGAAATTGGCGTGAAACAAATGGCTTACCATATTTGGAATCGTTATAGTTCATCCCATAAAGTCCGTTTTATTGCCATTTCTTTTGAAGGCGTAGTGGGCGAGATTTTAGAGAAAGTCGATAACGGCCAAATGGGCGTCGTGTTAAAACGAATGATGGTGCGTGCTGCAAGTAAAGTTGCACAACGTTTTGATATTCAAGCTATCGTTACTGGTGAGGCACTCGGACAAGTTTCGAGCCAAACTTTAACCAATTTGCGCTTAATTGATGAAGCATCCGATGCATTAGTATTACGTCCACTCATTACTCATGATAAAGAACAAATTATCGCGATGGCGAAAGAGATCGGTACGGATGATATTGCTAAATCAATGCCGGAATTCTGCGGGGTAATTTCTAAAAATCCAACGATTAAAGCGGTACGTGAAAAAATTCTTGAAGAAGAAAATCACTTTGATTTTGGCGTGTTGGAAAGTGCGGTTGAAAATGCACAATATTTAGATATTCGCCAAATTGCAGAAGAAACGGAGAAAGAAGTGGTGGAAGTGGATACCATTTCAGTGCTTGGTGAAAACGATATTATTTTAGATATTCGTAGCCCAGAAGAGACAGATGAAAATCCATTTGAATCAGACGAGCATCAAGTGATGCAATTGCCGTTTTACAAATTATCTTCACAATTCGGTTCATTAGATCAAAGTAAAAACTATGTGCTTTACTGTGAACGAGGCGTAATGAGTAAACTGCAAGCACTTTATTTAAAAGAAAATGGTTTCACGAATGTGAGAGTTTTCGGGAAAAAATAAGCAAAAAAATGACCGCACTTTAACGTGCGGTTTTTTATTCGTAATCTAATTCACCCACTAATTCATCGATAGCTTTGGCAAGTAACGTTCGGTCATGACGATAGCTGATATCATCTGCATTCAGGCGTTTAGCTAAGATTTTAACGGAAGAAATCGCAGACAAATCGACCGCACTTTGTTCACGATAAGGGGTTATAGCCCCATCAATAACGGGGTCACCGACGATTTCATTTATTTTCTGAATACGATCAGCCAACGATAGATGAGAGGCGGCGCCAATTTCTATCCCTAAATTATCAATAAAAATGACTTTCGCTTTGCTATTACGCAGGGCAGTCGCTAATTCAGGTAGCAATAGCGGGGGCATAATGCTTGTCATAAAACTCCCTGGACCAAGTAAAATGACTTCCGCTTGCTCCAATGCTTGGATGGCTTCTTGTGCGGCTTTAACCATAGGCACTAAGAAAAGTGATTGGGGTAATTCTGTTAAATTATCAATGCTCACTTCACCGACAATACTGGATCCTGAACCTAAACTCGCGGCAAGATGAACAGGTTCTTCTGACATGGGAATAATGTGAGATTTTACTTTGAG
This genomic window contains:
- a CDS encoding uridine diphosphate-N-acetylglucosamine-binding protein YvcK encodes the protein MSDLSRHSRHEHLDEIKHIVAIGGGHGLGRVLSALSFMKERLTGIVTTTDNGGSTGRIRLAQGGIAWGDLRNCLNQIIIEPSTASALFEYRFTGEGELSGHNLGNLMLKALEDMHIRPIEAINLIRELLKVKSHIIPMSEEPVHLAASLGSGSSIVGEVSIDNLTELPQSLFLVPMVKAAQEAIQALEQAEVILLGPGSFMTSIMPPLLLPELATALRNSKAKVIFIDNLGIEIGAASHLSLADRIQKINEIVGDPVIDGAITPYREQSAVDLSAISSVKILAKRLNADDISYRHDRTLLAKAIDELVGELDYE
- the thiI gene encoding tRNA uracil 4-sulfurtransferase ThiI is translated as MKFIVKLFPEIMIKSETVRKRFAKILTSNIRNILQKYDEETAVVRHWDYIEVRSKNEANREELIALLQRIPGIHHFLEVEEKPFTDLHHIFELTLADVADQLENKTFCVRVKRKGKHDFSSIEAERYIGGGLNQHIASTKVRLKNPDVTVRIDIEDDKMMLVRARHVGLGGYPIGTQEDVLSLISGGFDSGVSSYMLIRRGSRVHYCFFNLGGAAHEIGVKQMAYHIWNRYSSSHKVRFIAISFEGVVGEILEKVDNGQMGVVLKRMMVRAASKVAQRFDIQAIVTGEALGQVSSQTLTNLRLIDEASDALVLRPLITHDKEQIIAMAKEIGTDDIAKSMPEFCGVISKNPTIKAVREKILEEENHFDFGVLESAVENAQYLDIRQIAEETEKEVVEVDTISVLGENDIILDIRSPEETDENPFESDEHQVMQLPFYKLSSQFGSLDQSKNYVLYCERGVMSKLQALYLKENGFTNVRVFGKK